In Lachnospiraceae bacterium, the DNA window CTCCTTGAAGTTTGTTTTTGAAACTTCTTGAAGTTTATTTTTCAAACTTCCTGAAGTTTGTTTTTCAAACTTCTGTGTATTTACGGGCTTTTCCGGCTCTTTTTTCGCATATTCTTCTATTTCTGTCTCTGTATTTTCTTTTCTCTCTGCTACATTTTCCGGTGTTTCTTCCGAATCAAAGATTGCTGGCTCATCTGGATATTCTGTCAGGCTGAAATTTTTCACGTAAATAACATTTGTTTTTCCAAGTCCGATTCGCCTCTTCTCAATCAATCCAATCCCTTTTTCCTGATCCAGCTCTTTTAGACAATTCACAGCCTTATTCCTGCCACAGTTAAGCATTTCCATAATCTCTTCCACCGAAAAGAAAATATATGCCCTGTCCTCTTCATCAAACCACCGGTTCTTGATGGACAGTGACATCCGGTCTAACATCAGTCCGTACAGCACCTTTGCTTCGCAGGAGAGATTTTTAAAATATTCACTTGTAAACAGCAGTTTGGGAATACGATAAAAACTGTACATATCGCATTCCATTCCTTGAAAATAATGGAATGTTGCTCTTATACTCATGACACATCCCTCCCTTCGTACTTATCAATGATTCTGATTGCTCCATTCCTCCAAAAGCTGACATATAACAGTCCGTATCTTCTGTTCATCATACTCTGGAGGAAAATACTTCTTAATTTCATCCTGTTTTAATGTTACCGTTGTTTTCTTTTTACGCTCTCCTATAACCAGGAGCCGCACAATCTCTTTTGTCAGCGTTTTTTCTTCTCGATGTTGCCTTATTTTTTTTGCCTGTTCCAGACTTGGATATTTTCCGGTACTCTCATGCACTTCCTCCACCATCTCCTGTTCTGGAACCGTAAGGTAGGAAAGCTCTACACCTACCTGCAATCCGATCACATCACGATCTACTGCGTTTAATAGGTCATTCATCAGATAAGTAAGCCGGATATAGCGATACACCTGCCTTGCACTGTCATTTGCGTTCTTTCCAATGTCTTTCGCACTGATACCGCCTGATGTTCCCTGATGATTCATTGCTTCCATCTTCATACGGTAAGCAAATGCCTTTTCACTTGGGAGTATATTAGGTCTCTGCAGATTGCTGTCTACCATCGCACGGACAGCTGTATCTTGATCCATATTTCTGATAATAACCGGAACCTCTTTAAGACCAGCAAGTTGTGCCGCATGTCTCCTTCTGTGACCGGCGATGATTTCATATTCACCATCACCCAGCGGTCGTACCAGTAATGCTGTAAGAATTCCCTCTTCTTTCACACTTTCCACCAGTTCCGCCATTGCCTCATCATCATTTACTTGAAATGGATGGTTCTCGAAAGAATGTAAATGCTCAAGTGAAACCTGCTGGATATCGTTCGTTTCTTCTCCTCCTCCAAGTAATTCATCATAAGATGTCAGTTTTATCTTCGATGCACTTCTACCTTTCATCCAAAAGCACCTCCTGTGTCATCTGCCAATATGCAGCCGCTACTTTTCCTTTTGGATCATGCTCAAATATGCTGATTCCTTCCGCACTGATTTCAGCTGCTCGTACTGAAAATGGAATACTCTGTGGAAAAATCTTAATCTGGTTTCCATATGTATCAAAAATCAGATCAGATATATCTCTTGCATAGTTCGTTCGGTTATCCACCATTGTGATCAATATACCTCCAATTTTCAGTTGTTTGTTAAGCTGTCTTCGCACCTTTCCTATCGTCCGTATCAGCTGTTCTAGACCCTTTACAGGAAGATAAGCCGCCTGGACAGGTATAATAACTGCATCGACACTGGCAAGTGCATTGATCGTCAGCATTCCAAGTGATGGCATACAGTCAATCAATATATAGTCGTATTCTTCTCTCATTCTTTCTATATATTGTTTTAAGACAAGTTCCCTGCTCATAATATTTACAAGTGAAACTTCCATTCCAGAGAGTTCGATGTTTGCCGGAATCAAATCAATTCCTTCCTGGTGATGTAAAATTCCCAGTGTATTTTCAAATAGTTCATCTTCTACAATCTTTGTCAGAATAGTAGCCAGTGTGATTGGTAATTCATCTGGGTTATGATACCCAAGACTTGCTGTCATACTTCCCTGCGGATCATTGTCAATCACAAGCACTTTCTTCCCTGCTTTTGCAAGTCCGACTGCCAGATTCACGCAACTTGTTGTCTTGCCAACCCCGCCTTTTTGTGAACACAATGCCAGCACTTTACAATCCTTCATTACTTTCTCTTCCATCCTTTTTATCCTCCCATAAATAACTTGAACCTTTCAGCATCCATAATGCTGCTTCCAAAAATGCAAGATACCGTTCTGTCATACTATCAAGAACCGGTTCTGAAATAACTGGTTTTTCAGACTTCAAATCTTTTGCCACATCCTCCAAAACCAAACTCATTTCCTTCATTTCTGACCGGATAATCTCAATTGTTTCTTTCTTTCCAACAACACATACATGATTGTAAATGCATGATCGGACGATATAATCCTGTTTTTTCATTCCGCTCACTTTCACTCGTTCTTCAATTGTTGCTTTTTCATAAGAATTCACCCGAAAAGAAATGGTCGTTGTGTTGTGTTTTCCATGTCTGTCACCAGCCATCGCTTATTCCTCCTCTTCCTCATGTTTCTTATCTAGCAAACCTGCTAATTTACTCTGTGTAGACGGATACAGATGTGAATAAGTGTTCAACGTGGTTTCCACCTTTTCATGTCCAAGGCGTTCTGCAATCTCCAATGGAGCCACCCCCATATCAACCAGCATACTGGCATGGGAATGGCGGAGATCATGAAGTCGTATCCGCTTTACACCAGACCGCTCGATTCCGGTAGCCATACAATGTTCCATATGCGATTTGGTAAACCGAAAAAGTCTTTCCTTTTTCATAATTCCATACAAATGACTGCAATACTCCCGAAATTCCTCTGCAAGAAAATCCGGCATCGTAATCACACGGATACTCTTTGGAGTTTTCGGCTGCGTGATCATATCCTTTCCTTTCAGTCTCTGATAAGATTTATTGATTGATATGGTTTTCTCTTCAAGATTGATGTCATTATAAGTAAGTGCAAGCAATTCACCGATACGCATTCCGGTCCAGTACAACAAAAGAAACGCCATTCTTGTCTCCGGCTTATCACTTACTGTCTCCAGAAAAGCATTGAACTCTTCCTGCATCCAGAAGTCCTTCGGTTCTCCTTTACTCTTGCCAATCGCTCCTGCCTTCCTGCAGGGATTATCCTGCAGGTTATAATACCGCATTGCATAATTGAAGATTGCAGTCAGCTGGCAGTTCACTGTTTTCAGATAAGTAGGAGAATATCCTTTTCCATTCTTATCCTTATACGTCAGCAACTCATTCTGCCATGCACGGACGTCTGCCACCGTAATTTCACTGAGAATCTTCTTTTCAAAATAAGGCTTGATTTTCAGGTCAATAATATATCGCTTCGTGTACATAGTGTTTTCTCTGAGACGGACATCCATATCTTTGTAATAAATCTCCAGAAAATTTCCAAATTCAATATCCACACCCTGGCTCTGCTGTTGCAGGAAATCTCTTTCCCATTCCTTAGCTTCACCCTTGGTCCTGAATCCTCTTTTCTGTTTTCTTTTCCGATTTCCCTGCCAGTCTTTGTAATAGACCTGTACTTTCCAGTTTTTTCCTTCTTTGTAAACCCCCATTGCTAATCCTCGACTTTCATGCCATAAATCTTTTCTGCCAGGAATTTCGTAGAGATTTTTCCAGATACTACAATATAGCCTTTTGCCTTCAATTCTTTGTTGTATTCTCGCATCAGACTATATGCATAAGTTTTTGAAACTCCAAGAATTGCACACACATCATCCACATCCATATACATTTTTTCCTGCATCATACTCATACCGCTTTATCCTCCTTCAAATACTGCTCAACATGTTCCAGACCATAGATCTTGTCCTCTACATAGCGGGTTGGCACCCGACCGAGAATCACATAATAGTTCTTGCTTGCCAGATCGGCATTCATTCTTTCCACTACCCGGTAAGCAAACGAAACTGATAATCCAAAGAGTTCTGCAATGTCTTCCACTGATAAATACATTTTTCTCTTACGCATGAAACCATTCCTTTCCCTCTTCCTGTGGAATCTCACAAGTATCTTCTACTCCGTAGAAACGCTTCACAAAATACTTTGTCGGAACTTTTCCTCTAAGCGTCAGGTAGCCCTGTTCTTCCAGTTCCTTGTTCAGATTTCCGATGATTTCATAAGCCGATGTCTGTTTTACTTCCAGAAGTTCACATATATCGGCTGCCTTTAAAAATAATTTATTCTGCATAATCAGTACCTCCTCTGTTTTGAATATTTATCTCTTCATATACTCTGTACTGGCAGATGCAAAATCGGACATCATTTTCCGAAATTTATCAAATTTTCTTGTTTTTTAATTCTCCATCAGTGTGATTACTGTGTCATGGAGTTTAAGCTCATCGAAAGTAAAGAACCTTTCTGTGGTATCTGTTTTCTAAATGCAGGCAACAAAAAAACAGTCTGCCTTGACGAAAATCACTTCAATCAAAACAAACTGTTCTTCATATTTACTCTAATTTTATTTTATGAGAATAACCGATTTCACGAAATTTGCAGGTGAATCTGGAATATAAACAAGAGAAAAAAATAATTTTTAAACTCC includes these proteins:
- a CDS encoding DNA-binding protein, translating into MQNKLFLKAADICELLEVKQTSAYEIIGNLNKELEEQGYLTLRGKVPTKYFVKRFYGVEDTCEIPQEEGKEWFHA
- a CDS encoding ParA family protein, whose product is MEEKVMKDCKVLALCSQKGGVGKTTSCVNLAVGLAKAGKKVLVIDNDPQGSMTASLGYHNPDELPITLATILTKIVEDELFENTLGILHHQEGIDLIPANIELSGMEVSLVNIMSRELVLKQYIERMREEYDYILIDCMPSLGMLTINALASVDAVIIPVQAAYLPVKGLEQLIRTIGKVRRQLNKQLKIGGILITMVDNRTNYARDISDLIFDTYGNQIKIFPQSIPFSVRAAEISAEGISIFEHDPKGKVAAAYWQMTQEVLLDER
- a CDS encoding helix-turn-helix domain-containing protein — encoded protein: MSMMQEKMYMDVDDVCAILGVSKTYAYSLMREYNKELKAKGYIVVSGKISTKFLAEKIYGMKVED
- a CDS encoding replication initiator protein A; protein product: MSIRATFHYFQGMECDMYSFYRIPKLLFTSEYFKNLSCEAKVLYGLMLDRMSLSIKNRWFDEEDRAYIFFSVEEIMEMLNCGRNKAVNCLKELDQEKGIGLIEKRRIGLGKTNVIYVKNFSLTEYPDEPAIFDSEETPENVAERKENTETEIEEYAKKEPEKPVNTQKFEKQTSGSLKNKLQEVSKTNFKEFEKQTSRSLENKLQEVSKTNCNNTEYNYTEFSENESYQYLSEQEKGRDRIQERNEYRQLIHDNIEYEILCQSYGTGRVEELVELMLDAICSTKTYQQINGEAVPTQVVKSRLLKVGYEHIQYVFFSLDRSTSKVKNIRQYMLTVLYNAPATINQFYDAEVRHDMYWGKDIPDR
- a CDS encoding ParB/RepB/Spo0J family partition protein, with the translated sequence MKGRSASKIKLTSYDELLGGGEETNDIQQVSLEHLHSFENHPFQVNDDEAMAELVESVKEEGILTALLVRPLGDGEYEIIAGHRRRHAAQLAGLKEVPVIIRNMDQDTAVRAMVDSNLQRPNILPSEKAFAYRMKMEAMNHQGTSGGISAKDIGKNANDSARQVYRYIRLTYLMNDLLNAVDRDVIGLQVGVELSYLTVPEQEMVEEVHESTGKYPSLEQAKKIRQHREEKTLTKEIVRLLVIGERKKKTTVTLKQDEIKKYFPPEYDEQKIRTVICQLLEEWSNQNH
- a CDS encoding site-specific integrase, producing MGVYKEGKNWKVQVYYKDWQGNRKRKQKRGFRTKGEAKEWERDFLQQQSQGVDIEFGNFLEIYYKDMDVRLRENTMYTKRYIIDLKIKPYFEKKILSEITVADVRAWQNELLTYKDKNGKGYSPTYLKTVNCQLTAIFNYAMRYYNLQDNPCRKAGAIGKSKGEPKDFWMQEEFNAFLETVSDKPETRMAFLLLYWTGMRIGELLALTYNDINLEEKTISINKSYQRLKGKDMITQPKTPKSIRVITMPDFLAEEFREYCSHLYGIMKKERLFRFTKSHMEHCMATGIERSGVKRIRLHDLRHSHASMLVDMGVAPLEIAERLGHEKVETTLNTYSHLYPSTQSKLAGLLDKKHEEEEE